CGCAGCGCGAGCTGGCCGCCGTCCACCCTGACCCTGCACTGGTGGTCGGTCGCCTGGCAGAACTCCGGTGCCCGCGCGGCCCTTTGGGTCTCCGTGAAGGCCGGTCTCGGTGCCACCGCCATCGCCCTGGTGCTCGGCACGCTGATCGCCTTCGCGGTCGCCCGGTACCGCTTCTTCGGCCGCGACGCCATCTCCTTCGTGGTCGTCCTTCCGATCGCGCTGCCCGGCATCGTCACGGGCATCGCCCTCAACTCGGCGTTCAGCACGGTACTTGAGCCGCTGGGAGTGGGCCTCGGCCTGTTCACGGTGATCGTCGGACACGCCACGTTCTGCATCGTCGTCGTCTTCAACAACGTCGTCGCCCGCCTGAGGCGCACCTCCGGGTCGTACGAGGAAGCCGCGATGGACCTGGGCGCCGACACCTTCCGCGCCTTCGTCGACGTGACCTTCCCGCTGGTGCGCTCGGCGCTCCTCGCGGGCGGACTGCTCGCGTTCGCGCTGTCCTTCGACGAGATCGTGGTGACCACGTTCACCGCCGGGCCCGGCATCGAGACCCTCCCGATCTGGATCTTCAACAACATGACCCGGCCCCAACAGGCCCCGGTCGTCAACGTGGTGGCCGCGGTGCTCGTCCTGCTCTCCGTGCTCCCGATCTACGTCGCCCAGCGGCTGTCCGCCGACACGGCCACCGCCAGCCGCGTCTGACGACTGGTCATCCCGCCTGCCGGGGTGACCAGTCGACCGGCTCAGCCCGCGAACTCCCGCATCCACGCCTCGACTTCGTCGGCCGAGCGAGGCAACCCCGCCGACAGGTTCTCGTGACCGTCCGCCGTCACCAGCAGATCGTCCTCGATCCGCACGCCGATGCCCCGCCACTCCTCCGGCACCGTCAGATCGTCGGGCTGGAAGTACAGGCCCGGCTCGACGGTGAGCACCATGCCGGGTTCGAGAACCCCGTCCACGTACTCCTCGTTGCGCGCCCGGGCACAGTCGTGGACGTCGAGCCCGAGCATGTGCCCGGTGCCGGCCATCGTGAACCGCCGCTGCAGCGCGAGCTCGTACGCCCGCTCGGCCGGCCCCTCGATGAAGCCCCACTCCACCAGCCGCTCGGCCAGGGATCGTTGGGCCGCCTCGTGGAAGTCCCGGTAGTGCGCACCCGGCTTCACCGCCGCCATGCCGGCCTCCTGGGCCTCGAACACCGCGTCGTAGACCTGGCGTTGGACCGGGGAGAACGTGCCGTTGATCGGGAGGGTGCGGGTGACGTCGGCGGTGTAGAGGCTGTGCGTCTCAACTCCGGCGTCCAGCAGGAGGAGTTCACCGGGGCGGACCGGGCCGTCGTTGTCGGTCCAGTGCATGATCGTGGCGTGCTCGCCGGCCGCGCAGATCGAGCCGTAGCCGACATGGTTGCCCTCGACGCGTGCCCGGCGGAAGAAGGTGCCCTCGATCCAGCGCTCCGAGGTGGCGACCGCCTGCGACAACTCCCGTACGACATCGGTGAATCCGCGCACCGTGGAGTCGACGGCCCGGCGCATCTCGCCGATCTCCCACGCGTCCTTGACCAGCCGCAGCCCGGAGACGGCCGACTCGAACTCGTCGTCGCGGTCCTCGTCGGTGTCGAGCGCCGCGTCCAGGGCCGGGTCGACGCCCCGGACGACGCGGGTGGGTGTCCCGGAGGCCTGCGCCAGGTCCTCGGCGATCGTGCGGATGTCACGGCAGGGCAGCCCGAGCACCTGCGCCGACTCGGCGAGCGAGCGGCGGCGGCCCATCCACAGCTCGGCGGTGTAGCCGGTCCAGAACTCGTCGGTGTCCCGGCTGTCGCGGGGGAGCTGGTAGCAGTGCGCGTCGTGGCCGCCGTCGGCGCGGGGCTCCAGGACGAGGGCGCCGTCGCGTGCCTGGTCGCCGGTGAGATGCACATAGCCGGAGTACGGGCGGAACGGGTGGTGGTCGTCGTTCGAGCGGATCAGGAGCTTCCCGGACGGCACGACGAGGCGCTCGCCCGGGAAGAGCGCGGACAGCGCGGCCCGGCGGCGCGCCGCGTGCGGTGCCTGTTCGGTCGGCTCCAGATCCGTGCGCTCGGTGTCGGCCCAACCGGTCCGCATCAGGGCGGACAACTCGTCGGAGATTCCTCGGTACAGACCGTTCTTTCGGCCCTTGACCACGTCGGGCACCTCTTCCGTGTGTGGTGGCATGCGGGTGGGGAGATCCGCGTGGGGACATACCCAGTTAGAGAGTCATGTGACATAGTACTGCCGTGAGCAAGCGACTGACCTGCGATGTCGTGGTCGTCGGAGCCGGAATGGTGGGCGCGGCCTGTGCCCTCTACGCGGCCCGGGCGGGCCTCGACGTCGTCATCGTGGACCGCGGCCCGGTCTCCGGCGGCACGACCGGCGCCGGCGAGGGCAACCTGCTCGTCTCCGACAAGGAGCCGGGCCCGGAACTCGACCTCGCCCTCCTCTCCGGCCGCCTGTGGGCACAACTCGCCGAGGAGCTGGGGGAGTTCGTCGAGTACGAGGCGAAGGGCGGCCTCGTCGTGGCCTCCACGCCCGACGGGCTCACCGCACTGGAGCGCTTCGCCGACGAGCAGCGCACCGCCGGAGTCGTCGCTGGACCGGTCCACGGCGACGCCCTCTACGACCTCGAACCCCACCTCGCCCCCGGCCTCCCGGGCGGCGTGTACTACCCCCAGGACTGCCAGGTGATGCCCGCCCTGGCCGCCGCCCACCTCGTCCGGGCCTCGGGCGCCCGCCTGCTGACCGGCCGCACGGTGACGGACGTACTCCTCAAGGCAGATGGAACGGTCCACGGCGTCCGCACGGACCGGGGCGACATCCTCGCCCCCACGGTCGTCAACGCGGCCGGCACCTGGGGCGGCGAAGTCGCCGCCCTCGCCGGAGTAACCCTCCCCGTCCTCCCGCGCCGCGGCTTCGTCCTCGTCACCGAACCGCTGCCCCGCCTGATCCGCCACAAGGTGTACGCCGCCGACTACGTGGCCGACGTGGCCAGCGACTCGGCCGCCCTGCAGACCTCGCCGGTCGTGGAGGGCACGGCCGCTGGACCGGTCCTGATCGGCGCGAGCCGTGAACGCGTGGGCTTCGACCGGGAGTTCTCGCTGCCGGTCGTCCGGGCGCTGGCGGCGGGCGCGACGAAGCTGTTCCCGTTCCTGTCCGACGTCCACGCGATGCGCTCCTACCTCGGCTTCCGTCCGTACATGCCGGACCACCTCCCGGCCATCGGCCCCGACCCCCGGGTCCCCGGCCTCGTCCACGCCTGCGGGCACGAGGGCGCGGGCATCGGACTCGCCACCGGTACAGGGCACTTGATCGCCCAACTGCTCCGCGACAAGACCCCGGACCTCGACATGACGCCCTTCCGGCCCGACCGTTTTCCTGAGTTCCCCGAGGAGGCGTCCGCGTGAACTCCCCACTGGACCTCGCCGACGCCCACCCGGGCCCGGCCTTCACGGTCACCCTCGACGGCCGTGCGATCGAGGCCCTCCCCGGCCAGACCGTCGCCGCCGCACTGTGGACGGCGGGCGTGACGTCCTGGCGCACCACCCGGGGCGAAGGCCGCCCACGCGGCGTCTTCTGCGGGATCGGCGTCTGCTACGACTGCCTCGTCACCGTCAACTCCCGCCCGAACCAACGGGCTTGCCTGGTGCCCCTGCACCCGGGCGACGCCATCCGTACGCAGGAGGGGACGGGCCACGATGACTGAGCACCGACCGCACCTCGCCGTGATCGGCGCGGGCCCGGCAGGACTCGCCGCCACCGTCGCCGCCGCGGCCCACGGCGTCCGCGTCACCCTGATCGACTCGGCGGCGCAGGCGGGCGGCCAGTTCTACCGACAGCCCGCCACCGAACTGAACGCCGGGCGCCCGCAGGCCCTGCACCACCAGTGGCGGACGTGGGAGCGGTTGAGGGACGCCCTCGCGGGACACGTGGATGCTGGCCGCGTAACGCACTTGACGGACCATCATGTGTGGCTCGTGGAGCGGCGGTTGAAGGAACAGGCCGGCGGTGCTGCCCGAGACGCCTTCACCGTGCGCGCCCTCCTCGGCCCCGCCCAGGAGTCCCCGGTCGAGGTACGCGCCGACGCCGTCCTGCTCGCCACCGGTGGCTATGAGAAGGTCCTCCCGTTCCCCGGTTGGACCGTTCCCGGGGTCCTCACCGCGGGCGGTGCCCAGGCCATGCTGAAGGGCACCCTCGCCGTCTCCGGACGCACCGCCGTGGTCGCCGGTAGCGGCCCGCTCCTCCTTCCCGTGGCAACCGGCCTCGCGACAGCCGGAGTCGAGGTGGCCGCGCTCGTCGAGTCCGCCGACCCCAAGGCGTTCGTGCGACGGGCCCGAGCACTCGCGGCGCAGCCCGGCAAGGTCGCCGAGGGCGCCCAGTACGCGGCCCAACTCCTGCGCCACCGAATCAAGTTGCTTACCCGGCACGCCGTCGTGGAGGCCCACGGCGCCGAGCGGCTGGAGGCGGTGACCGTCGCCGCACTCGACACCGACGGGCGTGTCCGGCCCGGCACCGAACGCCGGATCGCCTGCGACACCCTCGCCGTCGGCCACGGCATGCTTCCGCACACCGACCTCGCGGAGACGCTGGGTTGCGGGCTCGACGGAGTCGACGTCCAGGTCGACGACGAGCAGCGCACCGACGTCCCTGGCGTCTGGGCGGCCGGTGAGACCACCGGCATCGGCGGCGCGGCGCTCTCCCTCGCCGAGGGCCACGTCGCGGGGCGTTCCGCCGCCGCGCGCCTGAACGGCACCGAACCCGACCCGAGTTCGTGGGCGTCGGCCGCCAAGTCCCGTACGAGACTGCGGGAGTTCTTCGCCGCCCTCGACACCGTGTACGCACCGCCCGCCCGTTGGACCGATCTCGTCTCCGACGACACCGTGGTCTGCCGCTGCGAGGAGGTCACCGGGGGAGCGATCCGCGAGGCCGTTGAGGGGCTCGGTGCCGGTGACGTACGGACCGTGAAGCTGCTGACGCGGGCCGGGATGGGCTGGTGCCAGGGGCGGATGTGCGGGCCCGCCGTCGCGGGGCTGGCCGGGTGCGAACTCACCCCGTCCCGACGGCCGTTCGCGCGGCCCGTACCGCTCGGAGTGCTGGCCGGTGCCGGAGAGTCCGAGCCCGCAGCTGAGCCGGACTGACCCTGCGCCCTGTTCATCAGTGAAACGTCACGCGCTATTGAGACCCGTGCTCTTGAGATAGGACTCCCTATGACCACCACCCCGAACCGCCCCTGGCGCGGCGTCCTCGTCGCCACCGCGCTCCCGCTGACCTCCGAACTCGCCGTCGACTACGACAAGTTCGCCGAGCACTGCGCCTGGCTGGTCGAGAAGGGCTGCGACGGCGTCGTGCCGAACGGCTCGCTCGGCGAGTACCAGGTGCTCACGCCCGAGGAACGGTCCAAAGTCGTCGAGACGGCCGTCGCCGCGATCGGCGGCGCGCGCGTGATGCCCGGTGTCGCCGCCTACGGCTCCGCCGAGTCCCGCCGCTGGGCCGAGCAGGCGCGCGACGCCGGCTGCGCCTCCGTGATGCTGCTGCCGCCCAACGCCTATCGCGCCGACGAGCGTTCGGTGCTCGCGCACTACGCGGAGGTCGCGAAGGCGGGCGTGCCGATCGTGGCGTACAACAACCCCATCGACACCAAGGTCGACCTGGTGCCGGAGCTGCTCGCGAAGCTGCACGGCGAGGGGTACATCCACGCCGTCAAGGAGTTCTCCGGCGATGTCCGCCGCGCCTACCAGCTCGCCGAACTCGCCCCGGAACTCGACCTGTTGATCGGCGCCGACGACGTCCTGCTGGAGCTCGCGCTCGCGGGTGCGAAGGGCTGGGTGGCGGGTTACCCGAACGCGCTGCCCGCCGCGTCCGTCGAGCTGTACCACGCGGCGGTCGACGGCGACCTGGCCACGGCGAAGAAGCTGTACGAGCAGCTGCACCCGCTGCTGCGCTGGGACTCGAAGGTCGAGTTCGTGCAGGCCATCAAGCTGTCCATGGACATCGTCGGCCGGCGCGGCGGCCCGGTCCGTCCGCCGCGCGTCCCGCTGCTGCCCGAGCAGGAGGCGACCGTGCGGGCGGCCACCGAGAAGGCGGTCGCGGCGGGGCTCGCGTAGACGTCGCGTCCGGGCTCGCGTAGACAACGGCACAATGGTTCACCGCCCTTCATCAGGAGCGTCATGCGCAGCAAACTCGTCCTGCACGCCGTCGACTCGCACACCGAGGGCATGCCCACCCGCGTGATCACCGGCGGCATCGGCACGATCCCCGGTGCGACCATGAACGAGCGGCGGCTGTACTTCCGCGAACACCGCGACCAGATCCGGCAGTTCCTGATGAACGAGCCGCGCGGCCACTCCGCGATGAGCGGTGCCATCCTCCAGCCGCCCACCCGCCCGGACTGCGACTGGGGCGTCGTCTACATCGAGGTCTCCGGCTATCTGCCGATGTGCGGGCACGGCACGATCGGCGTGGCCACCGTGCTCGTCGAGACGGGCATGGTCGAGGTCGTCGAGCCGGTCACCACGATCCGGCTCGACACCCCGGCCGGACTCGTCGTCGCCGAAGTCGCAGTGGAGAACGGCGCCGCGAAGAACGTCACCCTCAAGAACGTCCCGTCGTTCTCCGTCGGCCTCGACCGCAAGATCACCCTTGCCGACGGGCGGACGGTGACGTACGACATGGCGTACGGCGGCAATTTCTACGCCATTCTGCCGCTGGACCAGTTCGAGCTGCCTTTGGACCGGTCCCGCAAGGACGACATCATCAAGGCGGGCCTGTCCCTCATGGAGGCGATCAACGACCGGGACGAGCCCGTCCACCCCGAGGACGACTCCATTCGCGGCTGCCATCACGTCCACCTGTACGCGCCCGGCGCCACCGCCCGGTACTCCCGGCACGCCATGGCGATCCACCCGGGCTGGTTCGACCGCTCGCCGTGCGGAACGGGCACCAGCGCCCGCATGGCGCAGCTCCACGCGCGCGGTGAACTCCCGCTGCACACCGAGTTCGTGAACGAGTCCTTCATCGGCACCCGGTTCACGGGACGGCTCCTCGACACCACCGAGGTCGCCGGAGTCCCCGCCGTGCTGCCCAGCTTCACCGGCCGGGCCTGGATCACCGGGACCGCCCAGTACCTGCTCGATCCCGCCGATCCGTTCCCGGGCGGATTCATCCTCTAGACCGGGGATAATGGCCGGTCACGCGTGACATTGCACCGTGTGTGACCTTGCACCACTAGGAGACTTCCGATGGCCGTCCAGCGAGCCAGCGCCCCGCCCGCCACCGCTCCGGACCTGCCCACGCTGGGCGGCAAGAAGAGCAGTTATCGCGAGCGGGTCGTCGACGCCCTGCGGGCCGCGATGATCGCGGGGGAGCTGCGGCCCGGCGAGGTGTACTCCGCGCCGACACTCGCCGCCCGCTTCGGTGTCTCGGCGACCCCGGTGCGCGAGGCCATGCTGGACCTGGCCAAGGAGGGGCTGGTCGACACCGTCCCGAACAAGGGGTTCCGGGTCACCGCCGTCTCCGAGAAGCAGCTCGACGAGTACACGCACATCCGCGCCCTGATCGAGATCCCCACGGTGGTGGGGCTGGCCGGGACCGCCGACCCCGTCTCGCTGGAGGCGCTGCGCCCCGCCGCCCGGGAGATCGTCCACGCGGCCGTGGCCGGTGACCTCATCGCGTACGTCGAGGCGGACACCCGTTTCCATCTCGGGTTGCTCGCGCTCGCGGGCAACGCCCACCTCGTCGAGGTCGTCGGAGATCTGCGGGGGCGCTCCCGCCTCTACGGGCTGACCGCCCTCGTCAAGGCGGGGCGGCTGCTGGCCTCCGCGCAGGAGCATCTGGAGCTGCTGGACGCGCTGTTGGACCGTGACAAGGCGGCCGTGCGTGACATCATGACCCGGCACCTGGGGCACGTCCGCGGGCTGTGGGCCGCCCACGACTGACCGGGGCCGGGAGCCGGGATCGGCTTGATCCGACCGCCGCATAACGCAAACCACTTGCGTATCTTGCGCTATTCTTGCGCACATGACGCGACGACTTGCTGAGGTGGCGAAGAAGGTCGGGGTCAGCGAGGCCACGGTCAGCCGGGTGCTCAACGGCAAACCCGGAGTCTCCGAGCCCACCCGGCAGGCGGTGCTCTCCGCCCTGGACGTTCTGGGCTACGAGCGGCCCACGCAGTTGCGCGGGGAGCGCGCGCGGCTCGTGGGACTGGTGCTGCCCGAGCTGCAGAACCCCATCTTCCCCGCCTTCGCCGAGGTGATCGGCGGCGCGCTCGCCCAACTCGGTCTGACCCCGGTGCTGTGCACCCAGACCAAGGGCGGCGTCTCCGAGGCGGACTACGTGACCCTGTTGCTCCAACAGCAGGTCTCCGGCGTCGTGTTCGCCGGCGGGCTCTACGCGCAGGCCGACGCGCCGCACGACCACTACCGGCTGCTAGCCGAGCGCAACATCCCCGTCGTCCTGGTCAACGCGGCCATCGACCACCTCGGTTTCCCGGCTGTCTCCTGCGACGACGCGGTCGCCGTCGAGCAGGCCTGGCGGCACCTCGCCTCCCTCGGCCACGAGCGCATCGGGCTCGTCCTCGGCCCCGCCGACCACATGCCGTCCGCAAGGAAGTTGGCCGCCGCGCGCGCCCTCGCGACCGATCTGCCCGACGAGTTCGTCGCCCGCGCCATCTTCTCCATCGAGGGCGGCCACGCCGCGGCCTCCCGGCTCATCGACCGGGGCGTCACCGGCATCATCTGCGCCAGCGACCCCCTCGCCCTGGGCGCGATAAGGGCCGCCCGCCGCAAGGGACTTGACGTCCCGTCACAGATTTCCGTCGTGGGTTACGACGACTCCGCCTTCATGAACTGCACCGAACCCCCGCTGACCACCGTCCGCCAGCCCATCGAGGCCATGGGCCGGGCCGCCGTGGAGCTGCTCAACTCGCAGGTCGGCGGCACCGCCGTGCCGGCCGAGGAGCTCCTCTTCGAACCGGAACTGGTGGTGCGTGGTTCCACCGCGCAAGCCCCGCGCGGCTGAGTGTCAGCACGCTGTCGAATAATTACAGATTCTGCGCGACATCTTGCGGACAGGTGTCGGCGGTGCTTGAGTGTGCGGCGCCCACCGCTCCTGCCCAGAGGGGTCCACCGATGAGAAGCACCGGGTTCCGCCGCACCTTCGCCGCGATCGGCGTCTGTTCTCTCGCGCTCACTGCCTCCGCCTGCGGGTCCGGCGACGACTCGGCGAGTGGCAAGACACGCATCACGGTCAACTGCGAGCCGCCCAAGAGCGCCAAGGTCGACCGCAAGTTCTTCGACTCCGATGTCGCGGCCTTCGAGAAGAAGAACCCGACCGTCGACGTCGTCACCCACGACGCGTTTCCCTGCCAGGACCCGAAAACCTTCGACGCCAAACTCGCCGGCGGCCAGATGGAGGACGTGTTCTACACGTACTTCACCGACGCCAAGCACGTCGTCGACATCAATCAGGCCGCCGATCTCACGCCGTACATCAAGGAGTTGAAGAGTTACGACACGCTGCAGAAGCAGCTGCGTGACATCTACACCGTCGACGGCAAGATCTACGGCATCCCGCGCACCGGCTACTCGATGGGCCTGATCTACAACCGCAAGCTCTTCCAGCAGGCCGGACTCGACCCCGACAAGGCGCCGACGACCTGGGCCGAGGTCCGGGCCGATGCCAAGAAGATAGCCGCGCTCGGCAACGGCACCGTCGGCTACGCCGACTACAGCGCCCAGAACCAAGGGGGTTGGCACTTCACCGCCGAGATGTACTCGCAGGGCGGCGACGTCGTCAGCGCCGACGGCAAGAAGGCGACCATCGACACGCCCCAGGGCCACGCAGTGCTGCAGAACCTGCACGACATGCGCTGGACCGACAACTCGATGGGCAGCAAGCAGCTCCTGGTCATCAACGACGTGCAGCAGCTGATGGGTTCGGGCAAGCTCGGCATGTACCTCTCCGCGCCGGACAACATCCCGATCCTGGTCAAGGAGAAGGGCGGCAACTACGACGACCTCGCCCTCGGCCCGATGCCCGGCGGCCAGGGCACGCTCATCGGCGGCGACGGCTACATGTTCAACAAGCACGACACGCCCGCCCAGATCCGCGCCGGCCTCAAGTGGCTCGACAGCATGTTCCTCACCCCGGGCAGCGGCTTCCTCGGCGACTACGCCCGCGCCAAGAAGGCCAACGCGCCCGTCGGACTGCCCGAGCCGCGCCTGTTCAGCGGCGCCGCCGACGCCAAGGACCAGCAGGTCAAGAAGGCCAACTCCAATGTCCCGGTGGCGAATTACCAGGCCTTCCTCGACGGCAACCAGTCCCTCCAGATGAAGATCGAGCCGCCGGACGCCCAGCAGATCTACTCCGTCCTCGACGGAGCCGTCTCCGCCGTCCTCACCAAGAAGGACGCGAACATCGACCAACTCCTCAAGGACGCCTCCGGAAAGATCGACGGCATCCTGGCCCGGGGCTGACCCGATGACCCGGACGGCCACCCGGAGTCCCGTCGAGACGACGGCAGTTCGACAGGTCGAGGCGCCGCCCCCGCCAGGGGGCTTGGGGCGGCGCCGCCTCCTCGACCAGGCGCGCGCCTACGCCTTCCTCATCGGCGGCCTGATCTGCTTCGCCCTGTTCTCCTGGTACCCGGCGATCCGCGCGGTCGTGATCGCCTTCCAGAAGTACACGCCCGGCTCCTCGCCCGAGTGGGTCGGCACCGACAACTTCACCCAGGTCTGGCACGACCCCGAGTTCGCCGCGGCCTGGCGCAACACCCTCGTCTTCACCGCGCTGGCCCTGCTCATCGGCTTCGCGATCCCCTTCGTACTCGCCCTGGTCCTCAACGAGTTGAGGCACTGGAAGGCCTTCTTCAGGGTCGTCGTCTACCTCCCGGTGATGATCCCGCCGGTGGTCACCGCCCTGCTGTGGAAGTGGTTCTACGACCCGGGAGCGGGCCTCGCCAACGAGACGCTGCGCTTCCTGCACCTGCCCACCTCGAACTGGTCCAACGGCACCGACACCGCCCTCATCTCCCTGGTGATCGTGGCCACTTGGGCCAACCTGGGCGGCACCGTCCTGATCTACCTGGCCGCGCTCCAGTCCATCCCCGGCGAGCTGTACGAGGCCGCCGAACTGGACGGCGCGAGCCTGCTGCAACGCGTCCGGCATGTGACGATCCCTCAGACCCGGTTCGTCATCCTGATGCTGATGCTCCTTCAGATCATCGCCACGATGCAGGTGTTCACCGAACCGTTCGTCATCACCGGCGGCGGACCGGAGAGCGCCACCGTCACCGTCCTCTACCTGATCTACAAGTACGCCTTCCTCTACAACGACTTCGGCGGCGCCTGCGCGCTCAGCGTGATGCTCCTCGTGCTGCTCGGCGTCTTCTCGGCCCTCTATCTGCGGCTGACCCGCTCCGGAGAGGACGACCTGTGACCACCCGCACGCTGCTCTCCCCGGCAAGCCTCGCCCGGCCGCGCGGAAAGGCCGTCTACTGGACGGTGTTCACCGGCGTCGTCGTGCTCTTCGCCCTGGCCTTCCTCTTCCCCGTCTACTGGATGGTGACCGGCGCGATGAAGTCGCCGGACGAGATCGCGCAGACCCCGCCCACGATCGTGCCCCACCACCTGCACATCAGCGGCTACACCGACGCCTGGGACCTGATGCAGCTCCCGGAGCACCTGTGGAACACGGTCGTCCAGGCCGCCGGCGCCTGGGCGTTCCAGCTGGTCCTGTGCACGGCCGCCGCCTACGCCCTGTCCAAACTCAAGCCCGCCTTCGGCAAGTTGATCCTCGGCGGCATCCTGGCGACGCTGATGGTTCCGGCCCAGGCACTCGTCGTACCCAAGTACCTGACCGCCGCCGACCTCCCGCTGATCCACACCAGCCTGCTCAACAGCCCCCTCGGCATCTGGCTGCCCGCCGTCGCCAACGCCTTCAACCTGTATCTCCTCAAGCGGTTCTTCGACCAACTCCCGCGCGACGTCATGGAAGCCGCCGAGATCGACGGCGCCGGGAAACTCCGCATCCTGTGGTCCATCGTCCTGCCCATGTCCCGCCCGGTCCTCGGCGTCGTGTCGATCTTCGCGCTCGTCGCCGTCTGGCAGGACTTCCTGTGGCCGCTGATGGTCTTCTCCGACACCGACAAACAGCCGATCAGCGTGGCACTCGTCCAGCTGTCCCAGAACATCCAACTGACCGTGCTCATCGCCGCGATGGTGATCGCGAGCATCCCCATGGTCGCGATGTTCCTGGTCTTCCAGCGGCACATCATCGCCGGGATCAGCGCGGGCAGCACGAAGGGCTGACACCGCCCCCTTCGACGCCCCCGACAGAAAGGCCAGCACCGTGGGACAGCCCACCCCTGCCCAGAGCCAGGACGACTGGTGGCGCTCCGCCGTCATCTACCAGGTCTACGTCCGCAGCTTCGCGGACGGCGACGGCGACGGCACCGGCGACCTCGCGGGCGTCCGCTCCCGACTGCCGTATCTCGCCCAACTCGGCGTGGACGCCCTCTGGTTCAATCCCTGGTACCTGTCACCGATGAAGGACGGCGGCTACGACGTCGCCGACTACCGCGCCATCGACCCGGCCTTCGGATCGCTCGCCGAGGCGGAGAAACTCATCGCCGAGGCACGGGAGTTGGGCATCCGCACGATCGTCGACATCGTGCCCAACCACGTCTCCGACCAGCACCCGTGGTTCCGCGCCGCCCTCGCCGGCGGCCCCGAACGCGAGCTGTTCCACTTCCGCCCGGGTCGCGGCGAACACGGTGAACTCCCGCCCAACGACTGGCCGTCGCAGTTCGCCGGCTCCACCGAACCCGTGTGGACCCGCCTCCCCGACGGCGACTGGTACCTCCACCTGTTCACCCCCGAACAGCCCGACCTCAACTGGGCCCACCCGGCGGTGCGTCAGGAGCACGAGGACATCCTGCGCTTCTGGTTCGAGCGCGGCGTCGAGGGCGTCCGCATCGACTCGGCGGCGCTGCTCGCCAAGGACCCGGACCTGCCCGACTTCGTCGAGGGCCGCGACCCGAACCCCTTCGTGGACCGCGACGAACTCCACGACATCTACCGCTCCTGGCGGGCCGTCGCCGACGAGTACGGCGGCGTCTTCGTCGGCGAGGTCTGGCTCCCCGACACCGAACGCTTCGCCCGCTACCTGCGCCCCGACGAACTGCACACCGCCTTCAACTTCGCCTTCCTGTCCTGCCCTTGGGACCCGGACCGACTGCGCGCCTCGATCGACGAGACCCTCGCCGAGCACGCCCCGATCGGCGCGCCCGCCACCTGGGTCCTGTGCAACCACGACGTGACCCGCACGGTCACCCGCTACGGCCGCGCCGACACCGGCTTCGACTTCGCCACCAAGGCCTTCGGCACCCCGACCGACCTCGCCCTCGGCACCCGGCGCGCACGGGCGGCGGCTTTGCTCTCGCTGGCCCTGCCCGGGGTCGTCTACCTCTACCAGGGGGAGGAGCTGGGACTGCCCGAGGTCGAGCTGCCCGTCGACCGCATACAGGATCCGATGTACCTCCGGTCCGGCGGCACCGACCCCGGCCGCGACGGCTGCCGGGTGCCGCTGCCCTGGGTCGAGGAAGCGCCGTACGCGGGCTTCGGTTCGCGCGGTGAGCCGTGGCTGCCGCAGCCGGTCGGCTGGACATCGTATGCGGTCGACCGTCAGCAGCGGACCGCCGACTCCATACTCAACCTCTACCGCGAGGCGATCCACCTCCGGCCGGTCTTCGGCGACGGTCCCCTCACCTGGCTGCCCGCCCCCGACGGCGTCCTCGCCTTCGCCCGCGCGGAGGGCGTGACCTGCGTGGTCAACCTCGCCGACGCACCCGCCGACCTCCCCGCCCACACCCACCTCCTGCTGACCAGCGGCCCC
The nucleotide sequence above comes from Streptomyces sp. N50. Encoded proteins:
- a CDS encoding ABC transporter permease, translating into MQLSRSARIALRVAAGFGFAVIYVPLLLVLVNSLNPDRSASWPPSTLTLHWWSVAWQNSGARAALWVSVKAGLGATAIALVLGTLIAFAVARYRFFGRDAISFVVVLPIALPGIVTGIALNSAFSTVLEPLGVGLGLFTVIVGHATFCIVVVFNNVVARLRRTSGSYEEAAMDLGADTFRAFVDVTFPLVRSALLAGGLLAFALSFDEIVVTTFTAGPGIETLPIWIFNNMTRPQQAPVVNVVAAVLVLLSVLPIYVAQRLSADTATASRV
- a CDS encoding aminopeptidase P family protein, which encodes MVKGRKNGLYRGISDELSALMRTGWADTERTDLEPTEQAPHAARRRAALSALFPGERLVVPSGKLLIRSNDDHHPFRPYSGYVHLTGDQARDGALVLEPRADGGHDAHCYQLPRDSRDTDEFWTGYTAELWMGRRRSLAESAQVLGLPCRDIRTIAEDLAQASGTPTRVVRGVDPALDAALDTDEDRDDEFESAVSGLRLVKDAWEIGEMRRAVDSTVRGFTDVVRELSQAVATSERWIEGTFFRRARVEGNHVGYGSICAAGEHATIMHWTDNDGPVRPGELLLLDAGVETHSLYTADVTRTLPINGTFSPVQRQVYDAVFEAQEAGMAAVKPGAHYRDFHEAAQRSLAERLVEWGFIEGPAERAYELALQRRFTMAGTGHMLGLDVHDCARARNEEYVDGVLEPGMVLTVEPGLYFQPDDLTVPEEWRGIGVRIEDDLLVTADGHENLSAGLPRSADEVEAWMREFAG
- a CDS encoding FAD-binding oxidoreductase — translated: MSKRLTCDVVVVGAGMVGAACALYAARAGLDVVIVDRGPVSGGTTGAGEGNLLVSDKEPGPELDLALLSGRLWAQLAEELGEFVEYEAKGGLVVASTPDGLTALERFADEQRTAGVVAGPVHGDALYDLEPHLAPGLPGGVYYPQDCQVMPALAAAHLVRASGARLLTGRTVTDVLLKADGTVHGVRTDRGDILAPTVVNAAGTWGGEVAALAGVTLPVLPRRGFVLVTEPLPRLIRHKVYAADYVADVASDSAALQTSPVVEGTAAGPVLIGASRERVGFDREFSLPVVRALAAGATKLFPFLSDVHAMRSYLGFRPYMPDHLPAIGPDPRVPGLVHACGHEGAGIGLATGTGHLIAQLLRDKTPDLDMTPFRPDRFPEFPEEASA
- a CDS encoding (2Fe-2S)-binding protein encodes the protein MNSPLDLADAHPGPAFTVTLDGRAIEALPGQTVAAALWTAGVTSWRTTRGEGRPRGVFCGIGVCYDCLVTVNSRPNQRACLVPLHPGDAIRTQEGTGHDD
- a CDS encoding FAD-dependent oxidoreductase, whose translation is MTEHRPHLAVIGAGPAGLAATVAAAAHGVRVTLIDSAAQAGGQFYRQPATELNAGRPQALHHQWRTWERLRDALAGHVDAGRVTHLTDHHVWLVERRLKEQAGGAARDAFTVRALLGPAQESPVEVRADAVLLATGGYEKVLPFPGWTVPGVLTAGGAQAMLKGTLAVSGRTAVVAGSGPLLLPVATGLATAGVEVAALVESADPKAFVRRARALAAQPGKVAEGAQYAAQLLRHRIKLLTRHAVVEAHGAERLEAVTVAALDTDGRVRPGTERRIACDTLAVGHGMLPHTDLAETLGCGLDGVDVQVDDEQRTDVPGVWAAGETTGIGGAALSLAEGHVAGRSAAARLNGTEPDPSSWASAAKSRTRLREFFAALDTVYAPPARWTDLVSDDTVVCRCEEVTGGAIREAVEGLGAGDVRTVKLLTRAGMGWCQGRMCGPAVAGLAGCELTPSRRPFARPVPLGVLAGAGESEPAAEPD